The following is a genomic window from Oncorhynchus tshawytscha isolate Ot180627B unplaced genomic scaffold, Otsh_v2.0 Un_contig_2864_pilon_pilon, whole genome shotgun sequence.
agggagaggagtagaggagagagagatggagaggaagggagaggagtagagagagatggagagatggagagagaggggaggagagtagagagagagagagatgggaggagggagaggagggagaggagaggagaggtgggagagagtagagagagagatggagaggagatggagaggagtagagaggagagagatggagaggaagggagaggagtagaggagagagagatggagaggaagggagaggagtagagaggagtagagagatggagaggaagggagaggagtagaggagagagatggagaggaagggagaggtgtagtcTGTGCTGGTCTGAAACAGCTCTCTTTAGCAGGAGAGTGTCTGTCTGCGCTGGTCTGAAACAGTTCTCTTTAGCAGGACAGTGTCTGTCTGCGCTGGTCTGAAACAGCTCTCTTTAGCaggacagtgtctgtctgtctgcgctgGTCTGAAACAGCTCTCTTTAGCAGGACAGTGTCTGTCCGTCTGCGCTGGTCTGAAACAGCTCTCTTTAGCAGGACAGTGTCTGTCTGCGCTGGTCTGAAACAGCTCTCTTTAGCAGGACAGTGTCTGTCTGCGCTGGTCTGAAACAGCTCTCTTTAGCAGGACAGTGTCTATCTGTCTGCGCTGGTCTGAAACAGCTCTCTTTAGCAGGACAGTGTCTGTCTGCGCTGGTCTGAAACAGCTCTCTTTAGCAGGACAGTGTGTCTCCGCTGGTCTGAAACAGCTCTCTTTAGCAGGACAGTGTCTGTCTGCGCTGGTCTGAAACAGCTCTCTTTAGCAGGACAGTGTCTGTCTGCGCTGGTCTGAAACAGCTCTCTTTAGCAGGACAGTGTCTGTCTGCGCTGGTCTGAAACAGCTCTCTTTAGCaggacagtgtctgtctgtctgcgctggtctgaaacagctctctttagcaggacagtgtctgtctgtctgcgctggtctgaaacagctctctttagcaggacagtgtctgtctgtctgcgctggtctgaaacagctctctttagcaggacagtgtctgtctccgctggtctgaaacagctctctttagcaggacagtgtctgtctgtctgcgctgGTCTGAAACAGCTCTCTTTAGCAGGACAGTGTCTGTCCGTCTGCGCTGGTCTGAAACAGCTCTCTTTAGCAGGACAGTGTCTGTCCGTCTGCGCTGGTCTGAAACAGCTCTCTTTAGCAGGACAGTGTCTGTCCGTCTGCGCTGGTCTGAAACAGCTCTCTTTAGCaggacagtgtctgtctgtctgcgctgGTCTGAAACAGCTCTCTTTAGCAGGACAGTGTCTGTCTCCGCTGGTGAAACAGCTCTCTTTAGCAGGACAGTGTCTGTCCGTCTGCGCTGGTCTGAAACAGCTCTCTTTAGCAGGACAGTGTCTGTCCGTCTGCGCTGGTCTGAAACAGCTCTCTTTAGCaggacagtgtctgtctgtctgcgctggtctgaaacagctctctttagcaggacagtgtctgtctgtctgcgctggtctgaaacagctctctttagcaggacagtgtctgtctgcgctggtctgaaacagctctctttagcaggacagtgtctgtctgtctgcgctggtctgaaacagctctctttagcaggacagtgtctgtctgtctgcgctggtctgaaacagctctctttagcaggacagtgtgtgttgtctgcgctggtctgaaacagctctctttagcaggacagtgtctgtctgcgctggtctgaaacagctctctttagcaggacagtgtctgtctgtctgcgctgGTCTGAAACAGCTCTCTTTAGCAGGACAGTTGCTCTGCGCTGGTCTGAAACAGCTCTCTTTAGCAGGACAGTGTCTGTCTGCGCTGGTCTGAAACAGCTCTCTTTAGTAGGACAGTGTCTGTCTGCGCTGGTCTGAAACAGCTCTCTTTAGCAGGACAGTGTCTGTCTGCGCTGGTCTGAAAAAGACAGCTCTCTTTAGCAGGACAGTGTCTGCGCTGGTCTGAAACAGCTCTCTttagcaggacagtgtgtgttcGTCTGCGCTGGTCTGAAACAGCTCTCTTTAGCAGGACAGTGTCTCTCTGCACTGGTCTGAAACAGCTCTCTTTAGCAGGTCTGCGCTGGTCTGAAACAGCTCTCTTTAGCAGGACAGTGTCTGTCTGCGCTGGTCTGAAACAGCTCTCTTTAGCaggacagtgtctgtctgtctgcgctggtctgaaacagctctcagcaggacagtgtctgtctgtctgcgctggtctgaaacagctctctttagcaggaagtgtctgtctgtctgcgctggtctgaaacagctctctttagcaggacagtgtctgtctgtctgcgctggtctgaaacagctctctttagcaggacagtgtctgtctgcttggtctgaaacagctctctttagcaggacagtgtctgtctgtctgcgagtCTGAAAACAGCTCTCTTTAGCaggacagtgtctgtctgtctgcgctggtctgaaacagctctctttagcaggacagtctgtctgtctgcgctggtctgaaacagctctctttagcaggacagtgtctgtctgtctgcgctggtctgaaacagctctctttagcaggacagtgtctgtctgtccgctgGTCTGAAAAGCTCTctttcagtgtctgtctgtctgcgcccACGCTCTCTTTAGCaggacagtgtctgtctgtctgcgctggtctgaaacagctctctttagcaggacagtgtctgtctctgtccgctCTCACCCACCGTCTGCGAAACAGTTCACCTCTCTTTAGCAGGACAGTGTCTGTCCGTCTGCGCTGGTCTGAAACAGCTCTCTTTAGCAGGACAGTGTCTGTCGCACCTGGTCTGAAACAGCTCTCTTTAGCAGGACAGTGTCTGGTCTGCGCTGGTCTGAAACAGCTCTCTttagagtgtctgtctgtctgcgctggtctgaaacagctctctttagcaggacagtgtctgtctgtctgcactggTCCAGCTCTCTTTAGCAGGACAGTGGTCTGCGCTGGTCTGAAACATCTTTAGCaggacagtgtctgtctgtctgcgctgGTCTGAAACAGCTCTCTTTAGCAGGACAGTGTCTGTCCGTCTGCGCTGGTCTGAAACAGCTCTCTTTAGCAGGACAGTGTCTGTCCGTCTGCGCTGGTCTGAAACAGCTCTCTTTAGCAGGACAGTGTCTGTCTGCGCTGGTCTGAAACAGCTCTCTTTAGCAGGACAGTGTCCACTGTCTGCACTTCGATGAATAACCTCAAGGTCCTTTGGCAAGACTGTCTGGCTGAACAAAGACTGAACATAAACATTGTGTCTCTGACGGTGTCCTGAGCAGAAAGACAGTGAATATAAACATAAAGGCAGGAACCAGGACAAACCATTTGGCTGTGTGAGACCAGCTGCTTCTTCAAGGAGGGGAGAGTTTGACGCCTGCAGAATTGCTAGTCTTGTTATGTAAATACATTGAAGagaaatagaaacgcaacatgtaaagtcttggtcccatgtttcatgtttcatgagctgaaataaaggatCCCAGAAAAGTTCAAAACGGAACAAAAAGCGCACCcaccgccaacagggcttctgaatcgagCGCACCcaccgccaacagggcttctgaatcgagCGCACCcaccgccaacagggcttctgaatcaagtgcacccaccGCCAACAgcgcaacaaaaataaaaaattcaataAGCGCAAGCCTTCATCGTTGTCTTTCCTCCAGAAAGGTCAGGAATGACTCGACTAGTAATGCCTTGAAGACCAACCAGTTGATCTGGATCGACCGCTTGGTGACCACTGCCTTATATGAACTGTGAACACGTACAAGCATTGAAATAGTTGCGCGATGCTgatatatttttgttccgtgtaaCTTTGTTCCTGTAAAAACAGCCTggctcctcccctctcctacctgTATGAGGTGCAGCAGGGTGGCCTGGAGCTGGCTCTTAGAGAGGCCCCTGGGTTGGGGGTCGTCCGGGGCCTGTGGGGCCAGGAGGGCTGAGGGAGGATGAGGGCCAGGGGGGCAGTGGGTGTCCCCAGAGGCTTTGGCCTGGGGACGCTTGGCCTGGGAGAAGACACTGGGGGACAGGAGCAGGGTAGGTGCCACCGTGGCTGGGATACGCTGGGGGGAGatcacctggagacagagaggagatggttagagacagagaggagatggttggagacagagaggagatcacctggagacagagaggagatggttagagacagagaggagatggttagagacagagaggagatggttggagacagagaggagatggttagagacagagaggagatggttggagacagagaggagatcacctggagacagagaggagatggttagagacagagaggagatggttggagacagagaggagatcacctggagacagagaggagatggttggagacagagaggagatggttagagacagagaggagatcacctggagacagagaggagatggttagagacagagaggagatggttggagacagagaggagatcacctggagacagagaggagatggttagagacagagaggagatggttggagacagagaggagatcacctggagacagagaggagatggttagagacagagaggagatggttggagacagagaggagatcacctggagacagagaggagatggttggagacagagaggagatggttagagacagagaggagatggttagagacagagaggagatggttagagacagagaggagatggttagagacagagaggagatggttagagacagagaggagatggttagagacagagaggagatggttggagacagagaggagatggttggagacaaagaggagatggttagagacagagaggagatggttagagacagagaggagatggttagagacagagaggagatggttagagacagagaggagatggttagagacagagaggagatcacctggagacagagaggagatggttagagacagaggagatggttggagacagagaggagatggttggagacagagaggagatggttagagacagagaggagatcacctggagacagagaggagatggttagagacagagaggagatggttggagacagagaggagatcacctggagacagagaggagatggttagagacagagaggagatggttggagacagagaggagatcacctggagacagagaggagatggttagagacagagaggagatcacctggagacagagaggagatggttagagacagagaggagatggttggagacagagaggagatcacctggagacagagaggagatggttagagacagagaggagatggttggagacagagaggagatcacctggagacagagaggagatggttagagacagagaggagatggttggagacagagaggagatcacctggagacagagaggagatggttagagacagagaggagatggttagagacagagaggagatcacctggagacagagaggagatggttagagacagagaggagatggttggagacagagaggagatcacctggagacagagaggagatggttagagacagagaggagatggttggagacagagaggagatcacctggagacagagaggagatggttagagacagagagagatcacctggagacagagaggagatggttagagacagagaggagatggttggaGAGGAGatcacctggagacagagaggagatggttagagacagagaggagatggttggagacagagaggagatcacctggagacagagaggagatggttagagacagagaggagatggttggagacagagaggagatcacctggagacagagaggagatggttagagacagagaggagatggttggagacagagaggagatcacctggagacagagaggagatggttagagacagagaggagatggttagagacagacagaggagatggttagagacagagaggagatggttagagacagagaggagatggttagagacagagaggagatggttagagacagagaggagatggttagagacagagaggagatggttggagacagagaggagatggttggagacagagaggagatggttagagacagagaggagatggttagagacagagaggagatggttagagacagagaggagatggttagagacagaggagatggttagagacagagaggagatcacctggagacagagaggagatggttagagacagaggaggttggagacagagaggagatggttggagacagagaggagatggttagagacagagaggagagagacagaggagatcacctggagacagagaggagatggttaggagatggttggagacaggagatggttggagacagagaggagatggttggagacagagaggagatggttagagacagagaggagatggttggagacagagaggagatggttagagacagagaggagatggttagagacagagaggagatggttagagacagagaggagatggttagagacagagaggagatggttagagacagagaggagatggttagagacagagaggagatggttagagacagagaggagatggttagagagaggagatggttagagacagagaggagatggttagagacagagaggagatggttagagacagagaggagatggttggagacagagaggagatggttggagacagagaggagatggttagagacagagaggagatggttagagacagagaggagatggttagagacagagaggagatggttagagacagagaggagatggttagagacagagaggagatggttagagacagagaggagatggttagagacagagaggagatggttggagacagagaCCTTACTTCCACAAACACAGATCCCTCCCTGTGCAAAACCACTCCAGAACATTGTTACAGTCCTTTGAGTCAGACAGGATATATTTAGTATTTTACAGTCCTTTGAGTCAGATAGGATATATTTAGTATTTTACAGTCCTTTGAGTCAGATAGGATATATTTAGTATTTTACAGTCGTTTGAGTCAGATAGGATATATTTAGTATTTTACAGTCGTTTGAGTCAGACAGGATATATTTAGTATTTTACAGTCGTTTGAGTCAGACAGGATATATTTAGTATTTTTTACCTGGAACTTCTGAGCAGTGTTGCCTGCAGAGTTCTTGTCAGCCAAACTGTCCAGAGACCTGGCTGTAGAATGAGCCGACTGCTGGCCGTGCTGCCCCATGGCTGGGGGGGCTGAGGGGGCTAGAGGGGCTGGCTCGTGGAAGCGAGGAGCCAGGTTAGAGGAAGGCCTAGTGGGCTCCGGGACCAGACTCTGCTCCTGTTGAACCAGCTGCAGCCTCTGGAGCAGCTCATGGGGGGAGACGACACCGGTTAGCTGCCCCGGCTGGGGGTGACCTGACAGGGGTTGGAGGTATAAGGGCTGGGGGTTCTGGAAGGGGTGGAAAGGGTGACAGGGCTGTGACTGAGGATGACCAGGCTGGGGTTGGTGGGGAGGTTGAGACTGGGAGGGTGTGAGGGCAACATGGGGACCAGCATCTGGGGGGGCTTGGTGGGGCTGAAGTACAACGACTGGGcctggtgaggagggaggtgatGGTGTTGAGAACCAGGGAAGCCCAAAGCATCCACCAGGAGAGGCTGAGGACGGGCAGACTGGAGaccagggatgagaggaggaggacgaggacaaCAGGGAGCAGAGGTGGTCATTGAAGGGGTGGTGGAAGTGGGCTGGTTCTGGAACAGTCTCTGGATGGGGTCTTGTCTggcctgggtctgatggtggaggacagagggggctCCGTTCTCATGCAGTCTGTTCTCGGGTGACTCGGAGACGGGTTGGAGCTGCTCCATAGGACCTCCTCTCTGGAGCTGCTTCTGAGGCTgggaggaggaggcggaggaggcgGCATCCTTCATGAGCTTCTGGAAGGCAGGGCAGTGCTGCGGGGGGCTGCTACCTGAGAACAGACCCCCTTCCTGGGCCTGGAGATGGAGCTGGGCCTGGACTGGGTCGTCGTAGGACAAGGAGCGGGCCACCGCCGGGCGGACACCTCCAGGCTTCCCCTGGGGCTGGGACCCTGGACCTCCTGACCCAGCCATGGGAGAGACCAGCTCTGCTCTGGGCTGCTGGACACCAAACAgagtggccagagagagaggcctgggctcTCCTCGACCATCCTAAGAGAGGAaaagggtgatggagagagagagggggagagatcggTGGTGTGAAACAGAAAGGAGAGAACATAAGGAAACAAAGAGTAAAGCCGAACTGtgaaaccaggtcaacactgtgtTAGACATCAGCAATTTGACCGTTTAAAAAAGAACAACTAATTCACAGGGTGGATAAACCACATTTAAAATctacttatttccattgtgttgAATAAGGTTGAATAAGGTGAAAGGCTCTGTGTACCTGAACAGGCCTCTCCTGTAGCCCAGGCTGGGGATATCTCTCCATAGGTTTGACAGGGATAGGTTTGATCAGGCTGGGGTTGGTATTAAGGACACTACACCCTCCTATCTCTTTAGGCTCTGGTTGgccaccctgagaggagagagagagagagagagagagacattaacagGACATTGATGTCCGTTCATTTAACCCATTTTCATACATGGCGCATTCAGGAATACATTAGTATGTACACATTATAATACAGCTGCAGACATCTTATTTCCTCAGAAATACATTAATCACAAGGCTGCAGGCTTGTTATATGCTTTAGTGCCCcctagtggtagtggtgtgttaGTACCTTGTCATAGTGGTAGCAtgtggtgtagaccttactgtaaaACGCtaactttacaagcccttaattttcttcactgcattgttggttaagaaaatatttactaaataaacttaagtaaaaaaatgtttaaaagtaacaaaataacaaggctatatacagggggtaccggtacagagtcagtgtggaggctatatacagggggtaccggtacagagtcagtgtggaggctatatacagggggtaccggtacagagtcaatgtggaggctatatacagggggtaccggtacagagtcagtgtggaggctatatacagggggtaccggtacagagtcagtgtggaggctatatacaggggtaccggtacagagtcatgtggaggctatatacaggggtaccggtacagagtcagtgtggaggttatatacaggggtaccggtacagagtcagtgtggaggctatatacagggggtaccggtacagagtcagtgtggaggctatatacaggggtaccggtacagagtcagtgtggaggctatatacagggggtaccggtacagagtcagtgtggaggctatatacaggggtaccggtacagagtcagtgtggaggctatatacagggggtaccggtacagagtcagtgtggaggttatatacaggtggtaccggtacagagtcagtgtggaggctatatacaggtggtaccggtacagagtcagtgtggaggctatatacagggggtaccggtacagagtcagtgtggaggctatatacagggggtaccggtacagagtcaatgtggaggttatatacagggggtaccggtacagagtcagtgtggaggctatatacagggggtaccggtacagagtcagtgtggaggctatatacagggggtaccggtacagagtcagtgtggaggttatatacagggggtaccggtacagagtcagtgtggaggctatatacagggggtaccggtacagagtcagtgtggaggctatatacagggggtaccggtacagagtcagtgtggaggttatatacaggggtaccggtacagagtcagtgtggaggctatatacaggggagtacagagtcagtgtggaggctatatacagggggtaccggtacagagtcagtgtggaggctatatacaggggtaccggtacagagtcagtgtggaggctatatacagggggtaccggtacagagtcagtgtggaggctatatacaggggtaccggtacagagtcagtgtggaggctatatacaggggtaccggtacagagtcagtgtggaggctatatacagggggtaccggtacagagtcagtgtggaggctatatacagggggtaccggtacagagtcagtgtggaggctatatacagggggtaccggtacagagtcagtgtggaggctatatacagggggtaccggtacagagtcagtgtggaggctatatacagggggtaccggtactgagtcagtgtggaggttatatacagggggtaccggtacagagtcagtgtggaggttatatacagggggtaccggtccagagtcatgtggaggctatatacagggggtcggtacagagtcagtgtggaggctatatacagggggtaccggtactgagtcagtgtggaggttatatacagggggtaccggtccagagtcagtgtggaggctatatacagggggtaccggtccagagtcatgtggaggctatatacagggggtaccggtacagagtcagtgtggaggttatatacagggggtaccggtactgagtcagtgtggaggttatatacagggggtaccggtacagagtcaatgtggaggttatatacagggggtaccggtacagagtcaatgtggaggttatatacagggggtaccggtacagagtcaatgtggaggttatatacagggggtaccggtactgagtcaatgtggaggctatatacagggggtaccggtactgagtcaatgtggaggctatatacaggtggtactggtacagagtcaatgtggaggctatatacagggggtaccggtacagagtcaatgtggaggttatatacaggtggtaccggtacagagtcagtgtggaggttatatacaggtggtaccggtacagagtcagtgtggaggttatatacaggtggtaccggtacagagtcagtgtggaggttatatacaggtggtaccggtacagagtcagtgtggaggttatatacaggtggtaccggtacagagtcagtgtggaggttatatacaggtggtaccggtacagagtcaatgtggaggctatatacagggggtaccggtacagagtcagtgtggaggctatatacagggggtaccggtacagagtcagtgtggaggctatatacaggtggtaccggtacagagtcaatgtggaggctatatacaggtggtactggtacagagtcagtgtggaggctttatacagggggtaccggtacagagtcaatgtggaggctatatacaggtggtaccggtacagagtcaatgtggaggctatatacagggggtaccggtacagagtcagtgtggaggctttatacagggggtaccggtagagtcaatgtggaggctatatacagggggtaccggtacagagtcaatgtggaggctatatacagggggtaccggtaaagggggagacctagtcagttgtacaactgaatgcattcaactgaaatgag
Proteins encoded in this region:
- the dcp1b gene encoding LOW QUALITY PROTEIN: mRNA-decapping enzyme 1B (The sequence of the model RefSeq protein was modified relative to this genomic sequence to represent the inferred CDS: deleted 2 bases in 1 codon), which gives rise to MTASSSGGNTCLTAKGLDISLAALQRQDPYINNIVDVASQVALYTFNNRSNEWEKTDVEGTLFVYTRLASPRHGFTIMNRLSMENLTEPITKDLDFQLQDPFLLYRNARLAIYGIWFYDKADCQRIAELMKYLTKQEQALAQRGQQGQGGLVSPQALEAAGDPGKGQGVDILQMLTKARNEYDKGGQPEPKEIGGCSVLNTNPSLIKPIPVKPMERYPQPGLQERPVQDGRGEPRPLSLATLFGVQQPRAELVSPMAGSGGPGSQPQGKPGGVRPAVARSLSYDDPVQAQLHLQAQEGGLFSGSSPPQHCPAFQKLMKDAASSASSSQPQKQLQRGGPMEQLQPVSESPENRLHENGPLCPPPSDPGQTRPHPETVPEPAHFHHPFNDHLCSLLSSSSSSHPWSPVCPSSASPGGCFGLPWFSTPSPPSSPGPVVVLQPHQAPPDAGPHVALTPSQSQPPHQPQPGHPQSQPCHPFHPFQNPQPLYLQPLSGHPQPGQLTGVVSPHELLQRLQLVQQEQSLVPEPTRPSSNLAPRFHEPAPLAPSAPPAMGQHGQQSAHSTARSLDSLADKNSAGNTAQKFQVISPQRIPATVAPTLLLSPSVFSQAKRPQAKASGDTHCPPGPHPPSALLAPQAPDDPQPRGLSKSQLQATLLHLIQNDSSFLDTIYESYAQRFSTDATANKF